ATCCGTGCATTGATATTTAAATATGGACAGTGTACAGTGAATACCCTCTTCCAAGTTGTTTTGCGGTTGCACTATTAACTCTAAAAGCGACCCTGGCTGGCTTGGTAATTGAATTGACCCAGCGGGGACACGTCTTTGGGCCGTTCAGGTGGTTGTGGGCGTGGGTCCAGAGGTTTATTTAGTTAGCAATTTCTCTAATAGGTTTACACTCAATCTGCGATGCCAGATGGTCGTCCGAAACACCGTCTTCCAACACTGTGCGACAGTGTTTTGTACTTGCGTGAAATGGTGGACAACTTTAACATTGGGCTCATATATCTTCAGGTATAGCTTCTGTGTCGAAAGTAATTGCAGATCAAATGAAAGTCCATACATTTCTCTTTACAGCCCATCGATTTGTATGGATGTTACAATGCGCAAAGTCAACAGGCGCATTTGAATTTTAAAAAAGTATTTGCGAATATATCGTACATTCTACGTACATATGTCTGTATGTACGTGTATGTATGGGCATGTGATCTACACATCCAGACGTACAAACTGATTTTTGCCTCGAGCAAATTACACTCATTTTGTCGCACAGTGAAATCCTCACTCTCGGATGACCTCCTTCTCTTGGGGCGCGCCGAATTGTTAGCCAATCAAATGGTCCAGAATAGTGCTACACACATTTCGTTGTTGCTCTTTTGTGGCTTGGGCGTCCATCTCTCAGCCTCTTCCTATGCCTTTAGAGTGGTGAAGGGTAGTGAAGGGGAACACGTTTGTGGTTTGGATTGAATTTCGGGCCCAACTTCAATAGATAATTACTGAAATATTTGATACAATTGCTCGCGTTTCACTCAATTGAATCCCACAATCAGTGTCCCCAGTCACAAATCGTGGGCCGCATAGCGCCATGCGTTCAATGCAACTGGAGTAGCCTAATTACATATGTGTTTGATTTTGCTTTGCCAGCAGTTGCCCTAGCGACAAAATCAGTAATCTTACCGATTTCTAATTGGGCGGGAGTGTGGATTGGGGTGGGGTTTTGCACGGAGGTAGCACACATTCAACATGCAACTTGCGATGGTTATACACTTGTGTCCGCTCGGTTAAGGGGCACAGAGTTTTTAAATCTACAGAACAGGCCGTGCAGAGACTACACTTTAGAAGGCGACTAGTAAACAGGTGTTAGTCTACTataggtacatatgtatgtatgcctTGATTTGTGAACGAAATGTTGTGCTGCATAAATTTCTTGAAGATCTCACCCGTACAGTGCTTGCTACGTACTTGTGCTCTCATCTTGAGCTGTCTCTGGCAGTGTATCGGAAAATGTTGATGTTAGACAGAAATCAAGAATTGGCATATCCCCCGCTGATCCGCGGATGGTTCGTGGCTTGTATGGACTTTGGCACACTGTACTGACGCTGCCTATCAACGCTGGATTTGGGTATGAGAACAGGAGACTAAAGTCGAATTGATGGCACTCTACATCTCATGTAGAGTCCTCCCGGTTGATTTTCTGGCGAGTGGGCTCTGATAGAAGAAAACGATAAGGCGACACCCCACAAGAGAGACATGCTTTTACCTATTGCTtaccatatacatatgtatgtatgtatgtggtGTGGTCAAAACCTCGAAGCGTTCCACGCTATCCCATTCTGATAATGTGGTGGCTGGCCACACATTAAGATCTTCAACGGCTTTGGGCCCGCCGCCATGGGCACGGTTGCGTCTGCGCAATCCGTTTGAAAATCGCATCGCTTATTCGTAATGTTAGCAAGCCAAAAATCAGCTGTTTCTTGTTATCGGTGTCCGATGGTATATCGAAGTCGATTGCAACTatgactctctctctctcattgcGATTATCAGATTATATTGGAATTGCCATTTACCAGTAATTTGCTAAATTGTGTAATTTCTATAGAAGAATGGTGAATCCGCATTATAAAAAATAGAACAAAAGAAAGAGCATGGAACCCGGGGAAAAGAATGTGAGTAGAAAAGACGGATGGGATGGGAACGTACAACACATAAATGTCTCGTTGCTAATAAATTGCCAcgcagaagcagaagccgACACAGGAAAAAGAGAACAACAAGTCTGCACTTACATGGCCGAGCCCATGAACATTGACGATGATGTGACTTGCGCGACGCTTTCAGAAGACCATTGCAGCGTGGCATTTGGCACTGCCTCCGGCATGGTCCACATCGTGGCCGTGAACAAGGACTGGCTACACATGAACATGGTGCGAAGGGAGAAGCTCTTTACCGCCCACCAGGAGCCGGTCCTGGCCTGCGCTGGAGACCGCCAGCTTCTCACCTCCTCGGCGCCGCGGCATGCGGCTGTGGTGCACACGCACCGGGTTTTGTCAGAAGGTGTTTGCGCACCACGGGGCCATGAGTGTGGCGTTCGACCCGAAGGGCTGCTACTTTGCCAGCGCCTCCAACGATAATGTGGCGCGCGTGTGGAGAGTGGATCCCGCAGAGCACTTTGTGAGTTTCTTCGGTCACTTGGCACGATTGGAGGTGTGCCTTTTCCATCCGAATGGAAAGTACCTGGCCACTGGATCGGCAGACGCCACCGGCAGAATCTGGGACTGCGAGAAACGCACTCAAATGCGACTCTTCCGCGGCCACAAGGCCCCCATCACTGCCATGGCGTACTCCGTATGCGGGCGCTACCTGGTCTCTGGTGGCCGAGATGACCTGATCATTGTCTGGGACACAACCACCGAGCGAATAACCTGCAGCCTGACCCAGCCCAACGCAAAGATTGCCTCGATCGATTTCTCCTACTGCAACAATCTGCTGGTTGTTTGGAGCCAGGACTGCCATCTGAGCCCTTGGGAGTTTCAGCTGCTCGTCAAGTGCCCCGAGAAGAAGGTTTCGTCCACCCAAGGCACCAAAGCAAGTGAGCTGGCGCTAATCAGCACGATTCAGGCCTGTAAAAATGGAATTTTCCTTCAAAGTGGGTTCTTCGGTCGCGATGCCCTGATTGTCATCTGAACGATGAGTTCTCGGAAGGTAATAGAGTTAAGCCCGAAAGCAGCCGAGAAGAAGACTGCCCTTGTGAAAGCTCTTGAAACTTGACTTTGAATATAGAGAAATGATGAGATTGGTAGGTCGTGTCTCAGTTAAATGAAGTTCTTAAACTAATCATATTCCATTGGCATATTCTATTACACCTTCAGATGCAGAAATAGCTTCTCGGACCCAGGCGCTGAGGCGAGTCATCGATGGAAAGCACCGTCGAGTCCATGAATATACAATAGATTCATTTATATAAACGTAAACATACACAGCCCAAACTTCAAACATTAAAACCAACTATTCGGATCGCACTCATTGTTTGAACTGTAAGTTTCCACTGGTCAAAGCAAAGGCCTTCCCTGATTTTATGTGCAACTTTGTTCTGTTTTTTAGGATAAACCTCAATGATTCCGGCACTCCCTGAGTGGCCCCAAAAGACTATTTAAAATATTGTAGACAAGTGCTAAAAGTGGTTCGCGGTTACATTCAACTGTTTTGTGGTCTGGCTTCCAGCCCACCCACGCGAATGCACAACAAATGGAGCAACAATTTATGGACCGGCACAAACCCTCTGAAAGACGAACCGAATGAATTAAGTAAAATTTCTATTCCGAAAAATTACTGATTAATCACCATCTTGCAGACATTGAATTTTGTGTTTGGGACAATTGGAAATGGCTTTATTTATGATCATCCATTGAGGGCTcagcacacatacatatgtaggaaCATGTGCATAATTGATTatagatatgtatatatatactacaATATGTGAGAATTAGGGACCGCAGCAGCTGGAACCTCAAAAAATATGTCCAAGGAATGAATGTGTAATATTTCAATCTAAGCAATTAAGTGATGTCCAGACACAGTGTCTTTCTTTTCCCTTCCCTCTTGGATCCAGGGA
The Drosophila miranda strain MSH22 chromosome XL, D.miranda_PacBio2.1, whole genome shotgun sequence genome window above contains:
- the LOC117191826 gene encoding transcription initiation factor TFIID subunit 5-like, yielding MRLWCTRTGFCQKVFAHHGAMSVAFDPKGCYFASASNDNVARVWRVDPAEHFVSFFGHLARLEVCLFHPNGKYLATGSADATGRIWDCEKRTQMRLFRGHKAPITAMAYSVCGRYLVSGGRDDLIIVWDTTTERITCSLTQPNAKIASIDFSYCNNLLVVWSQDCHLSPWEFQLLVKCPEKKVSSTQGTKASELALISTIQACKNGIFLQSGFFGRDALIVI